From a region of the Acidicapsa acidisoli genome:
- the rplN gene encoding 50S ribosomal protein L14: MAVQMRTMLAVADNSGARKLQVILPLGGSSGKKAGLGDVVTAAVKESSPDGTVKKGKVVKAVIVRTRKEYRRRDGTYIRFDENAAVLINEAGEPVGTRVFGPVARELREKKFLKIVSLAPEVI; this comes from the coding sequence ATGGCAGTACAGATGAGAACGATGCTTGCAGTCGCCGATAATTCGGGCGCTCGCAAGTTGCAGGTAATCCTTCCCCTGGGTGGTTCTTCCGGCAAGAAGGCTGGTCTGGGCGATGTGGTGACGGCCGCCGTGAAGGAGTCTTCGCCGGATGGAACGGTGAAGAAGGGCAAGGTTGTCAAGGCTGTGATCGTGCGCACGCGCAAGGAGTATCGTCGCCGCGATGGTACCTACATCCGCTTCGACGAGAATGCGGCGGTGCTGATTAACGAGGCCGGCGAGCCCGTGGGTACGCGCGTCTTCGGGCCGGTTGCCCGTGAGTTGCGCGAGAAGAAGTTTTTGAAGATTGTATCGCTGGCTCCCGAAGTTATCTAA
- the rpsQ gene encoding 30S ribosomal protein S17: MTATKETPQVAATEGAVTSSAAGRRNEKVGNVVSTKMQKTIVVEVEMRKAHPKYKRIVKSNKKFYAHDEQNSARVGDVVRIRESRPLSKLKRWALEEIVRRSSLAQIEDAAPSAS; this comes from the coding sequence ATGACGGCCACTAAGGAAACTCCGCAGGTTGCGGCAACGGAAGGCGCGGTAACTTCGAGCGCCGCCGGACGGCGTAACGAGAAGGTCGGCAACGTTGTTTCGACCAAGATGCAGAAGACGATTGTCGTTGAGGTCGAGATGCGCAAGGCGCATCCGAAGTACAAGCGCATCGTCAAGAGCAACAAGAAGTTCTATGCCCATGACGAGCAGAATTCGGCGCGTGTCGGCGATGTGGTTCGGATTCGCGAGAGCCGTCCGCTGAGTAAGCTGAAGCGCTGGGCTCTGGAAGAGATTGTCCGGCGTTCATCGCTGGCGCAGATTGAAGACGCGGCCCCGTCGGCCAGCTAG